The following coding sequences lie in one Alicyclobacillus curvatus genomic window:
- a CDS encoding MBL fold metallo-hydrolase, producing MNPSQLEVDDVAPWGTPEPCCALLAHRQHFEKKVHQVTHRVYSAVGYSLGNCILIVTDAGNVIVDTTESIEAAQEIKAEFDKISPQPVAAVIYTHGHQDHTHGTSVFATNQTPIYAHRKTREFLDQQFNQLQPILSLRGRRQFGLLLPENYVPSSGLGPRLRIDRSRLPILMPPTDVFDDVRQLEVGGIKMVLQAAPGETDDQIFIWMPDEKVLLSADNYYPAFPNLYTIRGTAPRPVQQWIHSLDKMRDLAPEFLVPSHTQPLYGSHHIVGLLTQYRDAIQYVHDAVIRGANQGKTPDELVAEIRLPAHLVNQHELLELYGKVSESVRAIYDGYLGWFDGNATNLEPLRQKQRAERIAKLAGGVSSLEAEAKSALHRQDFQWAAEVAEMMLQLSPDDREMKLLKAEALFRLGEAAINSNSRSYYFHQALELTGQIRVNPVSENARRAYAQAMSIHQFCTNMPVWLNPLTSAAVTICANVHVVDVDQSFIVNVRLGVAEVRSGTQASPDITVRVRAQDWKDLILRVQNAESLVTEGRVALVGESLLFEQLVTMFQE from the coding sequence TTGAACCCGTCACAGCTTGAGGTCGATGACGTCGCTCCCTGGGGTACACCAGAGCCGTGCTGCGCCTTGTTGGCGCATCGGCAGCATTTCGAAAAGAAGGTTCATCAAGTCACACATCGAGTGTACTCAGCTGTCGGATACTCTCTCGGAAACTGCATCCTCATCGTCACTGATGCGGGGAACGTTATCGTAGATACGACTGAAAGCATCGAGGCAGCCCAGGAAATCAAAGCGGAGTTTGACAAAATTTCCCCACAACCGGTTGCAGCCGTGATTTACACGCACGGCCATCAAGACCACACGCACGGAACGTCCGTATTCGCGACAAATCAAACACCCATCTACGCGCATCGCAAAACCAGGGAGTTTCTAGATCAGCAATTCAACCAATTACAGCCAATTCTATCTCTCCGAGGCAGACGGCAATTTGGCCTGTTGCTCCCTGAGAATTACGTGCCAAGCAGCGGCCTCGGGCCGCGGCTTCGAATCGACAGGTCACGGTTACCCATCCTGATGCCGCCCACAGATGTTTTCGACGATGTGCGTCAGTTGGAAGTCGGCGGTATCAAGATGGTACTTCAGGCAGCACCTGGGGAGACGGACGACCAAATCTTCATATGGATGCCGGATGAGAAAGTATTGCTGAGTGCTGACAACTATTACCCAGCGTTTCCAAACCTGTACACCATTCGCGGGACGGCTCCGCGTCCTGTACAGCAGTGGATTCACTCCTTGGACAAAATGCGAGACCTCGCTCCCGAGTTTCTCGTACCAAGCCACACGCAGCCCCTGTACGGAAGCCATCACATTGTCGGCCTGTTGACTCAGTATCGCGACGCCATCCAGTACGTACATGATGCTGTCATTCGAGGGGCGAATCAAGGTAAAACCCCGGATGAATTGGTGGCGGAAATTCGCCTGCCAGCGCATCTCGTCAACCAGCACGAACTTCTCGAACTATACGGCAAAGTTTCGGAGTCTGTGCGTGCAATTTACGACGGCTATCTTGGCTGGTTCGATGGAAATGCGACAAATTTAGAACCTCTTAGGCAAAAACAACGGGCGGAGCGCATCGCAAAACTCGCGGGTGGGGTCTCCAGTCTCGAGGCTGAAGCCAAGTCCGCACTGCATCGTCAAGACTTCCAATGGGCCGCAGAAGTGGCCGAGATGATGCTTCAATTGAGCCCGGATGACCGCGAGATGAAGTTGCTGAAGGCAGAAGCTTTGTTTCGGTTGGGAGAGGCCGCCATCAACTCCAATTCACGGTCCTATTACTTCCACCAAGCCTTGGAGTTAACTGGGCAGATTCGCGTAAACCCTGTGTCTGAAAACGCGCGGCGGGCGTACGCTCAGGCGATGTCCATCCATCAATTTTGCACCAACATGCCAGTCTGGCTCAACCCGTTGACAAGCGCGGCCGTGACCATTTGCGCCAACGTCCACGTCGTGGATGTAGACCAGTCGTTCATCGTCAACGTGCGCCTAGGGGTAGCGGAGGTCCGCAGCGGAACACAGGCCTCCCCTGACATCACAGTTCGTGTGCGGGCGCAGGACTGGAAGGACCTGATTCTTCGCGTGCAGAACGCAGAGAGCCTTGTCACGGAAGGGCGCGTTGCCCTCGTTGGGGAGTCGCTATTGTTCGAGCAACTGGTAACGATGTTTCAAGAGTAG
- a CDS encoding TetR/AcrR family transcriptional regulator yields MYVIIELFGGDTMRGDADGRKQKILNTARKLFSEKGYHGVSVPDIARASEASVGSIYYVFKDKEDILLSLLGDLNSVYQEVFQRGREIANPLERFEYAVRGLYRSIDEEWELFIILYKDYGTLDKDTLRQVLKMERETSSVIAQMIHDGQEQGSFHPGVDADMLAFDVLSLGHMWALKKTTRLRKWLSLQQYTESHLKFFMTLLQHGDA; encoded by the coding sequence ATGTACGTTATAATCGAGCTGTTTGGAGGTGACACCATGCGTGGCGATGCTGACGGAAGAAAACAGAAGATATTGAACACAGCGCGCAAACTATTCAGCGAGAAGGGGTACCATGGGGTTTCCGTCCCGGATATCGCACGCGCGTCAGAAGCGAGTGTTGGTTCCATCTACTACGTGTTTAAGGATAAGGAAGACATTTTGCTCAGTCTGCTCGGCGATTTAAACAGTGTATATCAGGAGGTGTTTCAAAGAGGTAGAGAGATTGCAAACCCGCTTGAGCGGTTTGAGTACGCTGTACGTGGACTCTACCGTTCCATCGATGAAGAGTGGGAGTTATTCATCATTCTGTACAAAGACTACGGAACACTAGACAAAGATACTTTGCGTCAAGTCCTCAAAATGGAACGTGAGACATCCAGCGTGATTGCTCAGATGATTCATGACGGACAAGAACAGGGGAGTTTCCATCCGGGTGTTGACGCCGACATGCTCGCGTTTGATGTGCTGAGCCTCGGACACATGTGGGCCTTAAAGAAAACCACCCGTCTTCGCAAATGGTTGTCGTTGCAGCAGTATACCGAGTCTCACCTGAAATTTTTTATGACCCTCTTGCAGCATGGGGATGCCTAA
- a CDS encoding DUF2892 domain-containing protein: MVRLINESALDRTLRTIIGIVLVVSGFYTSPALSVVLFVLGAIALATGISGFCPLYKLFRISTRKPS; encoded by the coding sequence ATGGTGCGATTAATAAATGAAAGTGCTCTTGACAGAACATTGCGTACTATAATTGGGATTGTCCTTGTCGTGAGCGGATTCTACACCTCGCCCGCTTTGTCAGTGGTTCTATTTGTCCTTGGCGCAATTGCATTGGCAACTGGCATCTCTGGCTTCTGCCCGCTATACAAGCTCTTTCGAATTAGCACGCGAAAGCCGTCGTAA
- a CDS encoding LacI family DNA-binding transcriptional regulator, translating into MAADKPTIDMVASLAKVSKTTISRYLNGRFEFMSDETRKRIQTVIEELDYRPNNLARGLKSNRSGLIGVLVADIGSPFSSILVKGVGDTCKERGYQTIIANTDNDPEKEREYIRSLIDNRVEGLIVNITGENDDFLLELKDEGIPIVVADRPMETLSLDTVTSNNAEMTYRTIQHLYEQGFERVAFITQEISQVRTRYVRYHTFLKACCDLFGVDGEKWVHVIDPSDVGALARGLQAFLNMDDGPAAAFAVNGVMLLSLVKAIRQLGLVMPDDLGVVGYDDWDWASLIPPGITTISQPSYNVGVQSALRLIQRIKDNRPKPKLIELPSELIVRGSSVRNAVSK; encoded by the coding sequence ATGGCAGCAGACAAACCGACAATTGACATGGTGGCAAGTCTGGCCAAAGTGTCTAAAACGACCATATCAAGGTACCTGAATGGTCGGTTTGAGTTTATGTCAGATGAAACGAGAAAACGGATTCAAACCGTGATTGAGGAGTTGGATTATCGCCCGAACAATTTGGCGCGCGGCCTAAAGTCAAACCGTAGTGGCCTGATTGGTGTGTTGGTTGCGGATATCGGCAGTCCGTTTTCGTCGATTCTTGTCAAAGGTGTCGGGGACACTTGTAAAGAACGCGGTTATCAGACCATCATTGCAAACACCGACAATGATCCAGAGAAGGAAAGAGAGTACATACGGTCACTCATTGACAACCGTGTGGAAGGCCTCATTGTCAACATCACCGGCGAGAACGATGACTTCCTGCTTGAGTTAAAAGATGAGGGCATTCCGATTGTGGTGGCTGATAGGCCGATGGAAACCCTCAGTCTTGACACAGTCACGAGTAATAACGCCGAAATGACATATCGCACAATCCAGCATCTCTATGAGCAAGGGTTCGAGAGAGTTGCTTTTATCACACAAGAAATTTCCCAGGTTCGCACACGATACGTTCGGTACCATACCTTTCTCAAGGCTTGTTGCGATTTGTTTGGCGTGGACGGAGAAAAGTGGGTACACGTTATCGATCCGTCGGATGTCGGCGCGCTTGCCCGCGGCTTGCAGGCGTTTCTCAACATGGACGACGGCCCTGCAGCTGCCTTTGCAGTCAATGGTGTGATGCTCTTAAGCTTGGTAAAGGCTATCCGTCAACTAGGTTTAGTGATGCCAGACGACCTTGGGGTTGTGGGATATGACGATTGGGACTGGGCGTCACTGATACCACCTGGCATTACGACGATTTCACAGCCGTCCTATAACGTTGGTGTGCAATCTGCGCTGCGATTGATACAGCGCATCAAGGACAACCGACCAAAGCCGAAGTTAATAGAGTTGCCATCGGAACTGATTGTCCGCGGCTCTAGTGTCAGGAACGCAGTGTCAAAGTAA